A genomic stretch from Kribbella amoyensis includes:
- a CDS encoding aldo/keto reductase: MTEMEYRQLGDSGLTVSVVGLGCNNFGGRIGAEQADAVVAAAVDAGITLFDTADVYGERGGSERILGKALGKRRDEVVIATKFGGDMKGVNGPDWGVRGSRRYIRKAVESSLARLGTDWIDLYQLHMPDLMTPIEETLAALSELVAEGKVRYLGSSQFAGWQVVDADWAARTAGLEHFVSAQNKYSLLDRAIEDELVPACEHLGIGILPYFPLESGLLTGKYRRGEDAPDGSRLAKQPERLARADFDKLEALETFAAERDLTLLDVAIGGLAAQPAVGSVIAGATTPEQIAQNVAAGSWDPTAEDLATLDDLT, encoded by the coding sequence ATGACCGAGATGGAGTACCGCCAACTGGGCGACTCCGGCCTCACGGTGAGTGTGGTCGGGCTGGGCTGCAACAACTTCGGCGGCCGGATCGGCGCCGAGCAGGCGGACGCGGTCGTGGCCGCGGCGGTGGACGCCGGGATCACCCTGTTCGACACCGCCGACGTGTACGGCGAGCGCGGCGGCAGCGAGCGGATCCTCGGCAAGGCACTGGGCAAGCGGCGCGACGAGGTGGTGATCGCGACCAAGTTCGGCGGCGACATGAAAGGCGTGAACGGTCCGGACTGGGGCGTGCGCGGCTCCCGGCGGTACATCCGCAAGGCGGTGGAGTCGAGCCTGGCCCGGCTCGGGACCGACTGGATCGACCTCTACCAGTTGCACATGCCGGACCTGATGACGCCGATCGAGGAGACCCTGGCCGCGCTGTCCGAACTGGTTGCCGAGGGCAAGGTCAGGTACCTCGGCAGCTCGCAGTTCGCCGGCTGGCAGGTGGTGGACGCGGACTGGGCCGCGCGGACCGCCGGGCTGGAGCACTTCGTCAGCGCGCAGAACAAGTACTCCCTGCTGGACCGGGCGATCGAGGACGAGCTGGTGCCGGCCTGTGAGCACCTGGGGATCGGGATCCTGCCGTACTTCCCGCTGGAGTCCGGCCTGCTCACCGGCAAGTACCGCCGCGGCGAGGACGCGCCGGACGGCAGCCGGCTGGCCAAGCAGCCGGAGCGGCTGGCCCGGGCGGACTTCGACAAGCTCGAGGCGCTGGAGACGTTCGCGGCCGAGCGGGACCTGACCCTGCTGGACGTCGCGATCGGTGGTCTGGCCGCGCAGCCCGCGGTCGGCTCGGTGATCGCCGGGGCGACCACGCCGGAGCAGATCGCGCAGAACGTCGCGGCCGGGTCGTGGGATCCGACGGCGGAGGACCTCGCCACCCTGGACGACCTGACGTGA
- a CDS encoding YaaA family protein, with amino-acid sequence MTVILLPPSEGKTGRSRGKVVDHGALSFPELAIARETVLDALAKVSASTDAYDVLGVGPSLRDEVERNTRWRTEPAVPVSELYSGVLYDALGYASLSPGTKRRANSRLLVVSAAWGALRMADRVPPYRLSMGTTLPGLGPLASYWRDPLQATLDEVAGQGVIVDCRSSTYAAAWRPTGDQAAKWVAVSVVRERGGVRSVVSHNAKHTRGLVARHLLESGKDPGTARALHKLVAERWNAELDRTGAGWTLTVVEHD; translated from the coding sequence GTGACGGTGATCCTGCTGCCGCCGTCGGAGGGCAAGACGGGACGCTCCCGCGGCAAGGTGGTCGATCACGGCGCGCTGTCGTTCCCCGAGCTCGCGATCGCGCGGGAGACGGTCCTCGACGCGCTCGCCAAGGTGTCCGCCTCGACCGATGCGTACGACGTTCTCGGTGTCGGCCCGTCGTTGCGGGACGAGGTGGAGCGCAACACGAGGTGGCGGACGGAGCCGGCGGTCCCGGTGTCCGAGCTGTACTCCGGCGTGCTGTACGACGCGCTCGGGTACGCCTCGTTGTCGCCGGGAACGAAGCGCCGGGCGAACTCGCGGCTCCTCGTCGTCTCGGCGGCGTGGGGCGCACTGCGGATGGCGGACCGCGTTCCGCCGTACCGGTTGTCGATGGGGACGACGTTGCCCGGACTCGGCCCGCTGGCGTCGTACTGGCGGGACCCGTTGCAGGCCACGCTGGACGAGGTGGCCGGGCAGGGCGTGATCGTCGACTGCCGTTCGTCCACGTACGCCGCCGCGTGGCGGCCGACCGGGGACCAGGCAGCGAAGTGGGTGGCCGTATCGGTCGTGCGGGAGCGTGGTGGAGTGCGCTCGGTGGTCTCGCACAACGCCAAGCACACCCGCGGCCTGGTCGCCCGGCACCTGCTCGAGTCGGGCAAGGACCCGGGCACCGCGAGGGCGCTGCACAAACTGGTCGCCGAGCGGTGGAACGCGGAGCTGGACCGGACCGGCGCCGGCTGGACCCTCACGGTGGTCGAGCACGACTGA
- a CDS encoding MBL fold metallo-hydrolase → MQTIRVDADISVLSDQLEVPGIGFLPVNAFVLRAAEPVVVDTGLSLPGRGFMDALGSVVDPQDVRWIWLTHPDRDHTGSLVELLEAAPRARVITTFIGVGIMSTEQPLPMDRVYLLNPGQSLSVGDRTLTAFRPPLFDSPATVGFYDDRSRVCFSSDCFGAPMPSAELAVGGDVGDAPADARRAGQLLWATIDSPWVHTADPAAFRRTVQPLREMDPAVILSSHLPPAAGHNAEFLDLLETAPGADPFVGPDQRALEELLAGFEPDGQAPSGTRTATT, encoded by the coding sequence ATGCAAACGATCCGTGTCGACGCTGACATCAGCGTGCTGAGCGACCAGCTGGAAGTTCCGGGGATCGGGTTCCTGCCCGTGAACGCCTTCGTCCTGCGGGCGGCCGAGCCGGTGGTCGTCGACACCGGCCTGAGCCTGCCCGGCCGCGGCTTCATGGACGCGCTCGGTTCGGTCGTCGATCCGCAGGACGTGCGGTGGATCTGGCTGACCCACCCGGACCGCGACCACACCGGCTCGCTGGTCGAATTGCTCGAGGCGGCGCCGCGGGCCCGGGTGATCACCACGTTCATCGGCGTCGGCATCATGTCGACCGAGCAGCCGTTGCCGATGGACCGGGTCTACCTGCTCAACCCCGGTCAGTCGCTCTCGGTCGGGGACCGGACGCTGACCGCCTTCCGGCCACCGCTGTTCGACAGCCCGGCGACGGTGGGCTTCTACGACGACCGCTCCAGGGTGTGCTTCAGCTCCGACTGTTTCGGCGCGCCGATGCCGAGCGCCGAGCTCGCGGTCGGCGGCGACGTCGGCGACGCACCGGCCGACGCCCGCCGGGCCGGCCAGCTGCTCTGGGCCACCATCGACAGTCCGTGGGTCCACACCGCCGACCCGGCCGCCTTCCGGCGCACCGTCCAGCCACTGCGGGAGATGGACCCGGCCGTCATCCTCAGCAGCCACCTGCCGCCCGCCGCCGGCCACAACGCCGAGTTCCTCGACCTGTTGGAGACCGCACCTGGGGCGGATCCTTTCGTCGGGCCGGATCAGCGTGCGCTCGAGGAGTTGCTGGCCGGCTTCGAGCCGGACGGGCAGGCGCCGAGCGGGACGAGGACGGCGACGACCTGA
- a CDS encoding HNH endonuclease family protein → MRRSVKFTVAVATAWLVGTGTALAYPPDPPPAGTAERQLAGLTVKAEGSTSGYSRDLFPHWITQSGSCDTRDEVLKRDGTGVTVDGDCEPTAGRWYSVYDATYVDDDSSIDIDHIVPLAEAWKSGANSWSTAKRQQFANDLSIAQLIAVSASSNRSKSDKDPASWKPTNTSVHCIYAREWIWVKHTYGLSLQSAEKTALQQMLGTC, encoded by the coding sequence ATGCGACGTTCCGTGAAGTTCACCGTGGCCGTGGCGACCGCCTGGCTGGTCGGTACCGGTACCGCGCTCGCGTACCCGCCGGACCCGCCGCCCGCCGGTACGGCCGAGAGGCAGCTGGCCGGCCTGACCGTGAAGGCCGAAGGCTCCACGTCCGGCTACAGCCGCGACCTGTTCCCGCACTGGATCACCCAGTCCGGTTCCTGTGATACCCGCGACGAGGTCCTCAAGCGGGACGGCACCGGCGTGACCGTCGACGGCGACTGCGAGCCGACGGCCGGCCGCTGGTACAGCGTGTACGACGCCACCTACGTCGACGACGACTCCTCGATCGACATCGACCACATCGTCCCGCTCGCCGAGGCGTGGAAGTCGGGCGCGAACAGCTGGTCGACGGCGAAGCGGCAGCAGTTCGCCAACGACCTGAGCATCGCCCAGCTGATCGCGGTGTCGGCGTCGAGCAACCGGTCGAAGAGCGACAAGGACCCGGCGTCGTGGAAGCCGACCAACACCTCGGTGCACTGCATCTACGCGCGCGAGTGGATCTGGGTGAAGCACACCTACGGCCTGTCCCTGCAGTCGGCGGAGAAGACCGCGTTGCAGCAGATGCTCGGCACCTGCTGA
- a CDS encoding LuxR C-terminal-related transcriptional regulator, whose translation MLESVGVTPADEAAYRALLAMPGACLTDLAHRLDRDPAELRETVQRLEDLGLLTSTSDAPPRLLPTRPDVAVDALVAVRRAELDRVRAEARVLLTELRAQEQHRPENLVEVIVGQEAIAARFAQLLNGTTSQLLVLDRPPYAAEVEQSDSTVRGLLREGVAVRGIYSPDSLDVPGGVDEAYSAADAGETSRVHPQVPMKLAVFDRTAALLPLSVDQLVDSALVVHPCALLDALIEMFTLLWDQAVPMVPSGLDPLDSRLMTLLAAGFKDDAIARQLALSSRTVGRRVAELMETLGARTRFQAGIHAQRRRLLEDG comes from the coding sequence GTGCTCGAATCCGTCGGAGTGACACCTGCCGACGAGGCTGCCTACCGCGCCCTGCTCGCGATGCCGGGCGCCTGCCTGACCGACCTGGCCCACCGCCTCGACCGCGATCCCGCCGAGTTGCGCGAGACGGTCCAGCGGCTCGAGGACCTCGGCCTGCTGACCAGTACGTCGGACGCCCCGCCGCGGTTGCTGCCGACCCGGCCCGACGTGGCCGTGGACGCGCTGGTCGCGGTCCGCCGGGCCGAGCTGGACCGGGTCCGGGCCGAGGCGCGGGTCCTGTTGACCGAACTGCGGGCCCAGGAGCAGCACCGCCCGGAGAACCTGGTCGAGGTGATCGTCGGCCAGGAGGCGATCGCGGCCCGGTTCGCCCAGCTGCTGAACGGGACCACCAGCCAGCTCCTCGTCCTCGACCGGCCACCGTACGCCGCCGAGGTGGAGCAGTCCGACAGTACGGTCCGCGGGCTGCTCCGCGAAGGCGTCGCGGTCCGGGGCATCTACTCCCCCGACTCCCTGGACGTCCCAGGCGGCGTCGACGAGGCGTACTCCGCGGCCGACGCGGGCGAGACCTCACGGGTCCACCCGCAGGTCCCGATGAAGCTGGCCGTGTTCGACCGGACCGCTGCGCTGCTGCCGTTGTCGGTGGACCAGCTGGTCGACAGCGCGCTCGTGGTCCATCCGTGCGCGCTGCTGGACGCGCTGATCGAGATGTTCACGCTGCTGTGGGACCAGGCGGTACCGATGGTGCCGTCGGGACTGGACCCGCTCGACTCCCGGCTGATGACACTGCTCGCGGCCGGGTTCAAGGACGACGCGATCGCCCGTCAGCTCGCCCTCAGCAGCCGCACGGTCGGCCGCCGGGTCGCCGAGCTGATGGAGACACTCGGCGCCCGGACCAGGTTCCAGGCCGGCATCCACGCACAACGCCGGCGGCTGCTCGAGGACGGCTGA
- a CDS encoding S8 family serine peptidase, with the protein MSPRLFRPAALLSSVALLIPLGGASATASVPSPGSPAGSAVVAESTVTLLTGDRVVLGGPDSSGEPAVTIDPRTPGTSFSVRRDEGRVTVIPSTVANLVPDVLDPALFDVTGLVEMEYDDAHRSDLPVITQGVPAGLRAAKVLRSVGASAGTIGKDASLTNQLTSRRTTTGKVWLDKRLGATGLRSVTAAAPDPYLNQVKAPAAWAQGLDGRGVKVAVLDTGADSGHPALAGKVAEAVDFTGTGSAEDDNGHGTHVSSLIVGNGAGSDGARQGIAPAAELLSGKVLAADGFGQESWVIAGMEWAAEQGADLVNLSLSSAPADGDDLVSNALERLTAQYGTLFVAAAGNRGNLGSNPYTIGSPGVAASALTVGAVDGADKQALFSSEGPTRGTYRLKPDLSAPGVNIPGAKAGARDGSNLYVTMSGTSQATPLVTGAAALMLQRNPAHTWQQLKSDVVNGADISTIYDGWTSGGGRLDLARASAATVTSDISSFDLEYLRYPEKGKRSRVVTLTNTGSTPVTLPVTDAEQNSAKVEAPADAVVASPAELTVPAGGTASTTITVDPALLPDGFWQGGISFGDQVRLAFGAYDEPERYDLTVKVLDRSGAPYAGGKATVFNYVTGGSSNLTLDANGTAKVRLDPGRLSVLSAVTDPAAGTFALAGTAEIPFGQDTTFVADARKAQQVRAPSVAGQPTRLVHSAIGISRHSTSRGLIDFYFFTPEEIAAGKVFVQPTTALTGAGSFEASNRWRLEPVGTVKSGDAAAYELLFARDRFSSPLAPAVSRRDLTRMARVDSTFGSVSGTGPQTVERAWSTVKGNIGWVNRRTVTTPTREVELLTAEPGSRWNQCMTATTATGTKLCDRENLPFAAGARIERDFGLTLRPTVAAASHTKSYLFVDAGLGDTLHSSKPPATAYSERRLALYRDGALVSEVNGGSSYFQIPNGPGRFRLEQSWTLDPALFPRSGRAQTTWDFTSTPPDPTKATGVPPALLDIGYDADVDGLGRAAAWRPMTLDLVVGHLKGSTASRVTGASLWYSTDGGKQWTRALTVPIGSRYRTIIPPWALVPGKSLSLRAVATDAAGGRVEQTVLDAVPTH; encoded by the coding sequence GTGTCCCCGCGCCTGTTCCGCCCTGCCGCCCTGTTGTCGTCCGTCGCGCTGCTGATTCCGCTCGGCGGCGCCTCCGCCACGGCCTCCGTACCGAGCCCTGGCTCACCTGCCGGATCAGCGGTTGTCGCCGAGAGCACGGTCACCCTGCTGACCGGTGACCGCGTCGTCCTCGGTGGACCGGACAGCAGCGGCGAACCGGCCGTCACCATCGACCCGCGGACCCCGGGGACGTCGTTCTCGGTCCGCCGCGACGAGGGCCGGGTCACGGTGATCCCGTCGACGGTGGCGAACCTGGTCCCGGACGTGCTCGACCCGGCGCTGTTCGACGTGACCGGGCTGGTCGAGATGGAGTACGACGACGCGCACCGCTCGGACCTGCCCGTCATCACGCAGGGCGTCCCGGCCGGCTTGCGGGCGGCCAAGGTGCTGCGGAGCGTCGGAGCGAGCGCCGGCACGATCGGCAAGGACGCGAGCCTCACGAACCAGCTGACCTCGCGTCGGACGACCACCGGGAAAGTCTGGCTCGACAAGCGGCTCGGCGCGACTGGTTTGCGCAGCGTGACCGCGGCGGCACCCGACCCGTACCTGAACCAGGTCAAGGCGCCGGCCGCCTGGGCGCAGGGCCTGGACGGTCGCGGCGTGAAGGTGGCCGTGCTCGACACCGGCGCGGACTCGGGTCACCCGGCGCTCGCCGGCAAGGTCGCCGAGGCGGTCGACTTCACCGGTACCGGGAGCGCCGAGGACGACAACGGCCACGGTACGCACGTGTCGTCGCTGATCGTCGGCAACGGCGCCGGGTCGGACGGCGCGCGGCAGGGGATCGCCCCGGCCGCCGAACTGCTGTCCGGCAAGGTGCTCGCGGCCGACGGGTTCGGCCAGGAGTCGTGGGTGATCGCGGGGATGGAGTGGGCCGCCGAGCAGGGCGCCGACCTGGTCAACCTGAGCCTGAGCTCCGCACCCGCCGACGGCGACGACCTGGTGTCGAACGCGCTCGAGCGGCTGACCGCGCAGTACGGCACGTTGTTCGTCGCGGCCGCGGGGAACCGGGGCAACCTCGGCTCGAACCCGTACACGATCGGCAGTCCGGGGGTCGCCGCGTCGGCGCTCACGGTCGGCGCCGTCGACGGGGCCGACAAGCAGGCCTTGTTCTCCAGCGAGGGCCCGACCCGCGGGACGTACCGGTTGAAGCCCGACCTGTCCGCGCCCGGCGTGAACATCCCGGGCGCCAAGGCCGGTGCGCGCGACGGCTCGAACCTGTACGTCACGATGTCGGGTACTTCGCAGGCGACGCCGCTGGTGACCGGCGCGGCCGCGTTGATGCTGCAGCGGAACCCGGCGCACACCTGGCAACAGCTGAAGTCGGACGTCGTCAACGGCGCCGACATCTCCACGATCTACGACGGCTGGACCTCCGGCGGTGGGCGGCTCGACCTCGCCCGGGCATCGGCCGCGACGGTGACCTCGGACATCTCCTCGTTCGACCTGGAGTACCTGCGTTACCCGGAGAAGGGGAAGCGCAGCCGCGTGGTCACCTTGACCAACACCGGTAGTACGCCCGTGACGCTGCCCGTGACGGATGCCGAACAGAACTCGGCGAAGGTCGAAGCGCCTGCCGACGCGGTGGTCGCGTCACCGGCCGAGCTGACCGTGCCCGCGGGCGGTACGGCGTCCACCACGATCACCGTCGATCCCGCGTTGCTGCCGGACGGGTTCTGGCAGGGCGGGATCTCGTTCGGCGACCAGGTCCGGCTGGCCTTCGGCGCGTACGACGAACCGGAGCGCTACGACCTGACCGTCAAGGTGCTCGACCGCAGCGGGGCGCCGTACGCCGGGGGCAAGGCGACCGTGTTCAACTACGTGACCGGGGGATCGTCGAACCTCACCCTGGACGCGAACGGGACCGCGAAGGTGCGGCTGGATCCCGGACGGCTGTCCGTCCTCTCGGCGGTGACCGACCCGGCGGCCGGGACGTTCGCGCTCGCCGGGACCGCGGAGATCCCGTTCGGCCAGGACACGACGTTCGTGGCGGACGCGCGCAAGGCCCAGCAGGTGCGGGCGCCGTCGGTCGCGGGTCAGCCGACGCGGCTCGTGCACTCGGCGATCGGTATCTCGCGGCACAGTACGAGCCGTGGTTTGATCGACTTCTACTTCTTCACGCCGGAGGAGATCGCCGCCGGCAAGGTGTTCGTACAACCCACGACCGCGCTGACCGGGGCCGGCTCGTTCGAGGCGTCGAACCGCTGGCGGCTCGAACCGGTCGGCACGGTGAAGTCCGGCGATGCCGCGGCGTACGAGTTGCTGTTTGCGAGGGACCGGTTTTCCTCTCCGCTGGCGCCCGCGGTGAGCCGGCGCGACCTGACCCGGATGGCCCGGGTGGACAGTACCTTCGGCAGTGTCAGCGGTACTGGTCCGCAGACCGTCGAGCGCGCCTGGTCGACGGTCAAGGGCAACATCGGCTGGGTCAACCGGCGGACGGTGACCACGCCGACCCGTGAGGTCGAGCTGCTGACCGCCGAACCGGGTTCGCGGTGGAACCAGTGCATGACAGCGACGACGGCCACCGGGACGAAGCTGTGCGACCGGGAGAACCTGCCGTTCGCGGCCGGGGCCCGGATCGAGCGGGACTTCGGGCTCACCCTGCGGCCGACGGTGGCCGCCGCCTCGCACACGAAGAGCTACCTGTTCGTCGACGCCGGACTCGGTGACACCTTGCACAGCAGCAAGCCACCCGCGACGGCGTACTCCGAACGCCGGCTGGCCCTGTACCGCGACGGCGCGCTGGTGAGCGAGGTGAACGGCGGGTCGAGCTACTTCCAGATCCCCAACGGCCCAGGCCGCTTCCGGCTCGAACAGAGCTGGACCCTCGACCCGGCGCTGTTCCCGCGATCGGGCCGGGCGCAGACCACCTGGGACTTCACGTCGACGCCGCCGGACCCGACCAAGGCGACCGGGGTCCCGCCGGCGCTGCTCGACATCGGGTACGACGCCGACGTGGACGGACTCGGTCGCGCGGCCGCGTGGCGCCCGATGACGCTCGACCTGGTGGTCGGTCACCTGAAGGGGTCGACGGCTTCCCGGGTCACCGGTGCGTCGCTTTGGTACTCGACCGACGGCGGGAAGCAGTGGACCCGTGCGTTGACGGTGCCGATCGGGTCGCGGTACCGGACGATCATCCCGCCGTGGGCGTTGGTCCCGGGCAAGTCGTTGTCACTGCGCGCGGTCGCCACCGACGCGGCCGGCGGCCGGGTGGAGCAGACCGTCCTGGACGCGGTGCCGACCCACTGA
- a CDS encoding APC family permease, producing the protein MSESTNAATASTDHSRPELKRVMGPGLLLLFVVGDILGTGVYALTGKVAGEVGGAVWLPFLCAFIVAMLTATSYLELVTKYPRAGGAAVYTHKAFGIHFLTFLLTFAVMCSGLTSASSASKAFAANFFSAVDIDPERGSLLMITALAFMTLIALVNLRGVGESVKANVVLTCVELSGLLIVIGIGAWALAGGDGDTSRLTDFNVPEGESPFGAVTAATALAFFAMVGFEDSVNMAEETKDPVKIFPKIMLIGLSVTGVIYILVAISAVTLVSPEELNQGSTPLLKVVSAGAPGFPLEIFAWITMFAVANSALINMLMASRLLYGMSHERVLPGPLGRVLPSRRTPWVAILFTTVLAFFLIGYADLTALGGTTALLLLCVFAIVNVAVLVLRRDKVEHKHFHAPTVLPILGVVLCVYLASPLSGRAGADYKIAGWLMLVGIGLWALTWLLNKYVFKRRSDFDPTHIDSGGPVN; encoded by the coding sequence ATGAGCGAGAGCACGAACGCGGCCACGGCTTCGACCGATCACAGCCGTCCCGAGCTGAAACGCGTGATGGGACCAGGGCTGCTGTTGCTGTTCGTGGTCGGCGACATCCTCGGTACCGGCGTGTACGCGCTGACCGGCAAGGTCGCGGGCGAGGTGGGCGGCGCGGTCTGGTTGCCCTTCCTGTGCGCGTTCATCGTCGCGATGCTGACGGCGACCAGCTACCTCGAGCTGGTGACGAAGTACCCGCGGGCCGGTGGCGCCGCCGTGTACACGCACAAGGCGTTCGGCATCCATTTCCTCACCTTCCTGCTCACCTTCGCGGTGATGTGTTCGGGTCTGACCTCGGCGTCGAGTGCGTCCAAGGCGTTCGCCGCGAACTTCTTCTCGGCGGTCGACATCGATCCCGAGCGTGGCTCGCTGTTGATGATCACCGCGCTGGCGTTCATGACGTTGATTGCCCTGGTCAACCTCCGGGGCGTCGGCGAGAGCGTCAAGGCCAACGTCGTGCTGACCTGTGTCGAGCTGTCCGGGTTGCTGATCGTGATCGGGATCGGGGCCTGGGCGCTGGCCGGTGGGGACGGCGACACCTCGCGGCTGACCGACTTCAACGTGCCCGAGGGGGAGAGCCCGTTCGGCGCGGTGACCGCGGCGACCGCGCTGGCGTTTTTCGCGATGGTCGGCTTCGAGGACTCGGTGAACATGGCCGAGGAGACGAAGGACCCGGTCAAGATCTTCCCGAAGATCATGCTGATCGGCCTGTCGGTCACCGGTGTCATCTACATCCTGGTGGCGATCTCGGCGGTCACCCTGGTCTCGCCCGAAGAGCTGAACCAGGGCTCCACGCCACTGCTCAAGGTGGTCTCGGCCGGCGCGCCCGGCTTCCCGCTGGAGATCTTCGCCTGGATCACGATGTTCGCGGTGGCCAACTCGGCGCTGATCAACATGCTGATGGCCAGCCGCCTGCTGTACGGCATGTCGCACGAGCGGGTTCTGCCCGGACCGCTCGGCCGGGTGCTGCCGAGCCGGCGGACGCCGTGGGTCGCGATCCTGTTCACCACGGTGCTCGCGTTCTTCCTGATCGGATACGCCGACCTCACCGCGCTCGGTGGGACGACGGCGCTGCTGTTGCTCTGCGTGTTCGCGATCGTCAACGTGGCCGTGCTCGTGCTGCGCCGGGACAAGGTCGAGCACAAGCACTTCCACGCTCCGACCGTGCTGCCGATCCTCGGCGTCGTGCTGTGTGTCTACCTGGCCAGCCCGTTGTCGGGCCGGGCCGGCGCGGACTACAAGATCGCCGGCTGGCTGATGCTGGTCGGGATCGGGCTGTGGGCGCTGACCTGGCTGCTGAACAAGTACGTGTTCAAGCGCCGCTCCGACTTCGACCCGACGCACATCGACTCGGGCGGCCCGGTCAACTAG
- a CDS encoding Cmx/CmrA family chloramphenicol efflux MFS transporter: protein MPVAVYVLGLAIFAQGTSELMLAGLLPELAADLGVSIPDAGLLISAFAVGMLVGAPVLAVVTLRRPRRTALLVFLTVFALTHVAAALTPNYTILLATRIVGAFVYAGFWAVAAVTAVGLVPPTSRAKAMSVVAGGLTVATIVGLPAGTVIGQHLGWRAAFWTVAVLSVVAMAGVISTVPPGRPDPATTPQLAAELRAMNNPRLWLAYTTTALVTAAILVIFSYLAPLLTGVTGLPAGAVPAVLALYGVGSLIGITLGGRTADAQPFPTLATGITGITVLSVVLAMAAGLPVVAIVAVFLLGGFGFATNPALNASVFSLAGRAPTLATAVNFSAFNVGITVGPWLGGVAIDAGVGYPALGWLAATLGVLALGTVLMTARRVRRDQAPGSFRGPRGLSVD from the coding sequence ATGCCCGTCGCCGTCTACGTTCTCGGGCTGGCGATCTTCGCCCAGGGCACCTCCGAGCTGATGCTCGCCGGGCTGCTCCCCGAGCTCGCGGCGGACCTGGGCGTCTCGATTCCGGATGCGGGGCTGCTGATCTCGGCGTTCGCGGTCGGCATGCTCGTCGGCGCGCCGGTGCTGGCCGTGGTCACCCTGCGCCGCCCTCGACGGACCGCGCTGCTGGTGTTCCTGACCGTCTTCGCGCTCACCCACGTCGCCGCCGCCCTCACCCCGAACTACACGATCCTGCTCGCCACCAGGATCGTCGGCGCCTTCGTGTACGCCGGATTCTGGGCCGTCGCCGCCGTCACCGCGGTCGGTCTGGTCCCACCGACGAGCCGCGCGAAGGCGATGAGCGTCGTCGCCGGTGGCCTCACGGTCGCCACCATCGTCGGCCTGCCGGCCGGCACCGTGATCGGTCAGCACCTCGGTTGGCGGGCCGCGTTCTGGACCGTCGCGGTGCTGTCGGTCGTGGCGATGGCCGGCGTCATCAGTACGGTCCCGCCGGGCCGCCCCGATCCGGCGACGACGCCGCAGCTCGCCGCCGAGCTGCGCGCGATGAACAACCCGCGACTCTGGCTCGCCTACACCACGACCGCGCTCGTGACCGCGGCGATCCTGGTGATCTTCAGCTACCTCGCTCCCCTGCTCACCGGCGTGACCGGCCTCCCGGCCGGAGCGGTCCCCGCCGTCCTGGCCCTGTACGGCGTGGGTTCGCTGATCGGGATCACACTCGGCGGCCGGACCGCCGACGCGCAGCCGTTCCCCACGCTCGCGACCGGGATCACCGGGATCACCGTCCTGTCAGTGGTACTGGCCATGGCCGCCGGACTGCCGGTGGTGGCGATCGTCGCGGTGTTCCTGCTCGGTGGCTTCGGGTTCGCGACGAACCCGGCCCTCAACGCCAGCGTGTTCAGCCTGGCCGGGCGGGCGCCGACCCTGGCGACCGCGGTGAACTTCTCCGCGTTCAACGTCGGCATCACCGTCGGACCGTGGCTCGGCGGCGTCGCGATCGACGCCGGTGTCGGCTACCCCGCCCTCGGCTGGCTCGCGGCCACCCTCGGAGTACTTGCCCTGGGCACCGTTCTGATGACCGCCCGGCGGGTCCGGCGGGACCAGGCCCCGGGATCCTTCCGAGGACCCCGGGGCCTGTCCGTCGACTAG
- a CDS encoding rhomboid family intramembrane serine protease produces the protein MSYPTPARRTSDAVEAARISGGIKLLIAMVGLMWVSEVVDTLLHGELDRYGIVAREPDGLIGIVTSPFLHLGFGHLLSNTLPLVTLGALIAIGGAARLLAVTALVAVLGGFGTWLISPPNTVTIGASGLVFGYAAYLIARGIFNRRIGQVLIGLVVVLVWGSALLGGLLPQDGISWQGHLFGAVGGVIAAWILAEHRRPRPSVG, from the coding sequence ATGAGCTACCCGACGCCGGCGCGCCGTACCAGCGACGCGGTCGAGGCTGCCCGGATCAGCGGTGGGATCAAGCTGCTGATCGCGATGGTGGGCCTGATGTGGGTGAGCGAGGTCGTCGACACCCTGCTGCACGGCGAGCTCGACCGGTACGGCATCGTCGCGCGCGAGCCGGACGGCCTGATCGGCATCGTGACCTCGCCGTTCCTGCACCTCGGCTTCGGCCATCTGCTCTCGAACACGCTGCCGTTGGTCACCCTCGGCGCGCTGATCGCGATCGGCGGCGCGGCCCGGCTGCTCGCGGTCACCGCACTGGTCGCCGTGCTCGGTGGATTCGGGACCTGGCTGATCTCGCCGCCGAACACGGTGACGATCGGCGCCAGCGGTCTCGTCTTCGGGTACGCCGCGTACCTGATCGCGCGCGGCATCTTCAACCGCCGGATCGGTCAGGTCCTGATCGGCCTGGTCGTCGTGCTGGTCTGGGGCAGCGCCCTGCTCGGCGGACTGCTGCCGCAGGACGGCATCTCCTGGCAGGGCCACCTGTTCGGCGCGGTAGGCGGCGTCATCGCCGCCTGGATCCTGGCCGAGCACCGCCGTCCCCGGCCGTCGGTCGGCTGA